From Coregonus clupeaformis isolate EN_2021a unplaced genomic scaffold, ASM2061545v1 scaf0090, whole genome shotgun sequence, one genomic window encodes:
- the naa40 gene encoding N-alpha-acetyltransferase 40 isoform X1 — protein MGRKSNKAKEKKQARLAERAAMDAVCAKVDAANKVRGQRLDDPLAAFPVFKKYDRNGLNLQIECKRVSTLNPISVEWAYELTRTNMQTLYEQSEWGWKEREKRDEMKDERAWYLLARDTDSSPVAFSHFRFDVECGEEVLYCYEVQLESRVRRKGLGKFLIQILQLIANSTQMKKVMLTVFKHNRGAYQFFREALQFEIDDTSPSMSGCCGDDCTYEILSRRTKHAEAQAEAQGHSHGGGGHCGGCCH, from the exons ATGGGG aggaaGTCAAACAAAGCGAAGGAGAAGAAGCAGGCTCGCCTGGCGGAGAGGGCAGCCATGGATGCAGTGTGTGCCAAAGTGGACGCAGCCAATAAGGTGAGGGGACAGAGG CTGGACGACCCTTTGGCTGCTTTCCCAGTCTTCAAAAAGTATGACAGAAACGG GTTGAATCTCCAGATCGAGTGTAAGAGAGTGTCCACCCTCAACCCTATCTCTGTGGAGTGGGCCTACGAGCTGACCCGGACCAACATGCAAACAct GTATGAGCAGAGCGAGTggggatggaaggagagggaaAAGAGGGATGAGATGAAAGACGAGAGGGCGTGGTATCTGCTGGCTCGAGACACAGACTCCTCCCCCGTGGCCTTCTCTCACTTCCGATTCGACGTCGAGTGCGGGGAGGAGGTGCTATACTG tTATGAGGTCCAGCTGGAGAGTAGAGTGAGGAGGAAAGGACTGGGAAAGTTCCTCATCCAGATACTGCAGCTCATCGCCAACAG caCACAGATGAAGAAGGTGATGTTAACAGTATTCAAACACAACCGCGGGGCGTACCAGTTCTTCAGAGAAGCTTTACA GTTTGAGATCGACGACACTTCCCCCAGTATGTCTGGTTGTTGTGGCGACGACTGCACCTATGAGATCCTGTCGCGGCGGACCAAACACGCCGAGGCCCAAGCCGAGGCCCAGGGGCACAGCCACGGGGGAGGGGGGCACTGTGGAGGCTGCTGCCACTGA
- the naa40 gene encoding N-alpha-acetyltransferase 40 isoform X2, whose amino-acid sequence MGRKSNKAKEKKQARLAERAAMDAVCAKVDAANKLDDPLAAFPVFKKYDRNGLNLQIECKRVSTLNPISVEWAYELTRTNMQTLYEQSEWGWKEREKRDEMKDERAWYLLARDTDSSPVAFSHFRFDVECGEEVLYCYEVQLESRVRRKGLGKFLIQILQLIANSTQMKKVMLTVFKHNRGAYQFFREALQFEIDDTSPSMSGCCGDDCTYEILSRRTKHAEAQAEAQGHSHGGGGHCGGCCH is encoded by the exons ATGGGG aggaaGTCAAACAAAGCGAAGGAGAAGAAGCAGGCTCGCCTGGCGGAGAGGGCAGCCATGGATGCAGTGTGTGCCAAAGTGGACGCAGCCAATAAG CTGGACGACCCTTTGGCTGCTTTCCCAGTCTTCAAAAAGTATGACAGAAACGG GTTGAATCTCCAGATCGAGTGTAAGAGAGTGTCCACCCTCAACCCTATCTCTGTGGAGTGGGCCTACGAGCTGACCCGGACCAACATGCAAACAct GTATGAGCAGAGCGAGTggggatggaaggagagggaaAAGAGGGATGAGATGAAAGACGAGAGGGCGTGGTATCTGCTGGCTCGAGACACAGACTCCTCCCCCGTGGCCTTCTCTCACTTCCGATTCGACGTCGAGTGCGGGGAGGAGGTGCTATACTG tTATGAGGTCCAGCTGGAGAGTAGAGTGAGGAGGAAAGGACTGGGAAAGTTCCTCATCCAGATACTGCAGCTCATCGCCAACAG caCACAGATGAAGAAGGTGATGTTAACAGTATTCAAACACAACCGCGGGGCGTACCAGTTCTTCAGAGAAGCTTTACA GTTTGAGATCGACGACACTTCCCCCAGTATGTCTGGTTGTTGTGGCGACGACTGCACCTATGAGATCCTGTCGCGGCGGACCAAACACGCCGAGGCCCAAGCCGAGGCCCAGGGGCACAGCCACGGGGGAGGGGGGCACTGTGGAGGCTGCTGCCACTGA
- the b3gat3 gene encoding galactosylgalactosylxylosylprotein 3-beta-glucuronosyltransferase 3 isoform X2: MKKCGHWCVTRPNTINDVIPGQRCDCAEHDMPKDRTISRLRGELHRLQEQMRKAEATKPPQKLAVKPSQPTIYVITPTYTRFVQKAELTRLAQTFLHVPQIHWILVEDSPHKTPLVSGFLASSGLAYTHLHTPTPRDRKLQEGDPSWLKPRGAEQRNEGLRWLREDRRGQPGADTQLGVVYFADDDNTYSLQLFEEMRGTQRVSVWPVGLVGGMRYERPVVEGGKVVRFHTGWRPSRPFPLDMAGFAVSLKLVIANQDACFDGDAPMGFLESSFLQGLVTMEELEPKAENCTKVLVWHTRTEKPKMKREEALQKQGLGSDTAVEV, from the exons ATGAAGAAATGTGGACATTGGTGCGTCACAAGACCTAATACTATTAACGACGTTATTCCCG GCCAGCGCTGTGACTGTGCAGAACATGACATGCCCAAGGACCGTACTATCTCTCGTCTGCGGGGGGAACTGCATCGGCTGCAGGAACAGATGAGGAAGGCTGAGGCCACTAAACCACCCCAGAAACTAGCAGTTAAACCGTCCCAACCCACCATCTACGTCATCACACCAACCTACACCAG GTTTGTCCAGAAAGCAGAGTTAACCCGGCTAGCCCAGACATTTCTCCATGTCCCTCAGATCCACTGGATCTTGGTGGAAGACTCTCCCCATAAAACCCCTCTGGTCTCTGGGTTCCTGGCCTCCAGTGGCCTGGCCTACACACACCTCCACACCCCCACGCCACGCGACCGCAAACTACAGGAG GGTGACCCTAGCTGGTTGAAGCCCCGCGGGGCGGAGCAGAGGAACGAGGGGCTACGGTGgctgagagaggacaggagggggcaGCCTGGAGCAGACACACAGCTGGGCGTGGTCTACTTCGCTGACGACGACAACACCTACAGCCTGCAGCTCTTTGAGGAG atgCGTGGTACCCAGCGTGTCTCTGTGTGGCCAGTCGGCCTGGTGGGAGGGATGAGATATGAGAGACCCGTGGTCGAGGGGGGGAAAGTCGTACGCTTCCACACTGGCTGGCGCCCCAGCCGCCCCTTCCCATTGGACATGGCTGGCTTCGCCGTGTCGCTCAAGCTGGTGATCGCCAATCAGGACGCGTGTTTCGACGGCGACGCACCGATGGGGTTCCTGGAAAGCAGCTTCCTGCAGGGATTGGttaccatggaagaactggaaccTAAGGCAGAGAATTGTactaag gtgTTGGTGTGGCACACACGGACAGAGAAGCCCAAGATGAAGCGAGAGGAGGCGCTGCAGAAACAAGGCCTGGGTTCTGATACTGCTGTAGAGGTCTGA
- the b3gat3 gene encoding galactosylgalactosylxylosylprotein 3-beta-glucuronosyltransferase 3 isoform X1, whose amino-acid sequence MATRMKLKLKTVFVLYFMVSLMGLIYALMQLGQRCDCAEHDMPKDRTISRLRGELHRLQEQMRKAEATKPPQKLAVKPSQPTIYVITPTYTRFVQKAELTRLAQTFLHVPQIHWILVEDSPHKTPLVSGFLASSGLAYTHLHTPTPRDRKLQEGDPSWLKPRGAEQRNEGLRWLREDRRGQPGADTQLGVVYFADDDNTYSLQLFEEMRGTQRVSVWPVGLVGGMRYERPVVEGGKVVRFHTGWRPSRPFPLDMAGFAVSLKLVIANQDACFDGDAPMGFLESSFLQGLVTMEELEPKAENCTKVLVWHTRTEKPKMKREEALQKQGLGSDTAVEV is encoded by the exons ATGGCTACGAGGATGAAGTTAAAACTGAAGACTGTGTTTGTCCTGTACTTCATGGTCTCACTTATGGGCCTCATCTACGCTCTCATGCAGCTGG GCCAGCGCTGTGACTGTGCAGAACATGACATGCCCAAGGACCGTACTATCTCTCGTCTGCGGGGGGAACTGCATCGGCTGCAGGAACAGATGAGGAAGGCTGAGGCCACTAAACCACCCCAGAAACTAGCAGTTAAACCGTCCCAACCCACCATCTACGTCATCACACCAACCTACACCAG GTTTGTCCAGAAAGCAGAGTTAACCCGGCTAGCCCAGACATTTCTCCATGTCCCTCAGATCCACTGGATCTTGGTGGAAGACTCTCCCCATAAAACCCCTCTGGTCTCTGGGTTCCTGGCCTCCAGTGGCCTGGCCTACACACACCTCCACACCCCCACGCCACGCGACCGCAAACTACAGGAG GGTGACCCTAGCTGGTTGAAGCCCCGCGGGGCGGAGCAGAGGAACGAGGGGCTACGGTGgctgagagaggacaggagggggcaGCCTGGAGCAGACACACAGCTGGGCGTGGTCTACTTCGCTGACGACGACAACACCTACAGCCTGCAGCTCTTTGAGGAG atgCGTGGTACCCAGCGTGTCTCTGTGTGGCCAGTCGGCCTGGTGGGAGGGATGAGATATGAGAGACCCGTGGTCGAGGGGGGGAAAGTCGTACGCTTCCACACTGGCTGGCGCCCCAGCCGCCCCTTCCCATTGGACATGGCTGGCTTCGCCGTGTCGCTCAAGCTGGTGATCGCCAATCAGGACGCGTGTTTCGACGGCGACGCACCGATGGGGTTCCTGGAAAGCAGCTTCCTGCAGGGATTGGttaccatggaagaactggaaccTAAGGCAGAGAATTGTactaag gtgTTGGTGTGGCACACACGGACAGAGAAGCCCAAGATGAAGCGAGAGGAGGCGCTGCAGAAACAAGGCCTGGGTTCTGATACTGCTGTAGAGGTCTGA